The proteins below come from a single Bombus fervidus isolate BK054 chromosome 15, iyBomFerv1, whole genome shotgun sequence genomic window:
- the Mmd gene encoding disintegrin and metalloproteinase domain-containing protein mind-meld isoform X4: MFWLHCGLFVLVIAVPGFISSADSTSKREGDYTLDDSFWNEETSVGEAERLLQEYRQNQELVQNIGGHYYQIIYPVQLRHHEKMGISTREVSISKYPQRGYGEGGYQNNKGRMRTGRHFHRTSLLIKAFNHKFRLDLELNTQLLAPNLMQKDFLANGAEQSFKQEIEHCYYHGTVRDYPGASAAFHTCNGVSGVIHLGNETFVIHPFYGGDLSQKHPHVIFEARTKANKGCANSGNLEWRTKNRRQKHVLGLSETTSDRYKRDVREATKYIETAIIIDKAMFEKRNGSTRAEVVHDAIQVANIADMYFRTLNTRVSVIYIETWQGMNQADISAGMDISLALLNLNDYTMRRMFHVPHDTTQLLTGETFYGGESGVAIPSTVCKQKSVGISVDLNTYEPHLLAGTMAHMIGHNIGMSHDDGRSECICREWHGCIMAQSIVGLENVQPYTFSECSKTDYIESLRSGNGFCLLNKPNEVVVRTSCGNRMIDDGEQCDCGSIEECHELDPCCDPITCRLTSEAECASGPCCSDCKLLPRGVVCRESTNECDLPEVCTGENGQCPADVYKKNGSPCGNDAGHCYNGICPALDVQCDQIWGRGGVAADYECFIQFNSKGSLSGHCGTDSSGHYIKCDIENVRCGSLQCQRGGKQPMLPEADHSITIISIKGAEYECKSTTGKVDGTEIPGMGLVRDGTSCGNQSICVNQTCINLPPNLGNDKCPSNHNNNECSGNGVCTNLNKCFCYVGWNGPDCSIQQEIPTSPPTTSSTESAGKNSSDPKLGKKETPYENYHGSNTVFLVGVLMSVVGGVFIVFALMALCYRSVVVHKNYSLCLRRKSTVQKYEQPYVKKPPQRSYMVPGNAGNHHPGHAVLDNVHDKILNFSSMPNSSRGETQRVVFRPPNSVATADGPRVKEHKSQVKKPGISEEEGDTGADEVVSFIDLQQNNLPQFRGKGILKKHGSYGVGGGAVANVERTLDQLNGYHEHIIEALRMAANQRETSGTTSTGGNPMDDEALTEPLTEMLTEPLQDCYPTDSYRKDIIKHIDNQADEEYEEHMPTCGIIRIRTLEDLIKQLERHTTRNRSPSGSEDMRMSESEADRPYRKDSSVCSESSQGRCSRGRDDTYGRYCQPSSRSPYGTHQHTQHSHQMYKEEGIYATADPDRGSNTRGETPDSESDAFIQAQQLARRTSVDGVQHRPPQQPPPPPPSPPPPAMTGSTVQLLQLHHSQRKHRQQPQQQHHCHHHAQQSQLQQQQQQQQQQQQQQQQQQQQPPPQPSSQQHQGQHQQQQQQQQHHQLPVEQLPIQQRGYYPSPPHTDNGLDNDETENAQSHQQKLPDVRGIDVNHLPNINKCPLDDNFSLDCNINNGSPKELNTNNTSDNENTALLPPSHFPEYKH; encoded by the exons aAGGCGACTACACCTTAGATGATTCCTTTTGGAACGAAGAGACTTCCGTTG GTGAGGCCGAACGACTACTACAAGAGTATCGACAAAACCAAGAGCTAGTACAAAATATCGGGGGCCATTACTATCAGATCATCTATCCAGTACAGTTACGGCATCACGAGAAAATGGGGATATCCACGAGAGAAGTCAGCATATCCAAG TATCCTCAAAGAGGATACGGAGAGGGTGGATATCAAAACAATAAAGGCAGAATGAGA ACGGGCAGACATTTTCATCGGACGTCCCTCTTGATCAAGGCCTTTAATCATAAATTTCGCCTAGATTTAGAATTAAATAC GCAACTTTTAGCTCCGAATCTTATGCAAAAAGACTTTTTAGCCAACGGCGCGGAACAAAGTTTTAAACAG GAGATAGAGCATTGCTACTATCACGGTACCGTGAGGGATTATCCAGGAGCTAGCGCTGCTTTTCACACGTGTAACGGTGTCAGCGGTGTTATTCACTTAGGCAACGAGACATTCGTCATCCATCCGTTTTATGGCGGCGATTTATCG CAGAAACATCCTCACGTTATATTTGAAGCTCGAACAAAGGCTAACAAAGGCTGCGCCAACTCGGGGAATCTTGAGTGGCGTACAAAGAACCGCCGGCAGAAGCATGTTCTGGGGCTATCGGAGACCACTTCCGATCGATACAAGAGAGACGTCCGTGAAGCAACCAAATACATCGAAACTGCCATCATTATCGATAAGGCTATG TTCGAGAAGAGGAACGGTAGCACCAGAGCCGAGGTCGTTCACGATGCCATCCAAGTCGCTAATATAGCGGACATG TATTTCCGCACGTTAAACACTAGAGTCTCCGTCATATACATCGAAACATGGCAAGGCATGAACCAGGCAGACATCAGCGCGGGCATGGATATCAGTCTCGCTTTGCTCAATTTAAACGATTACACGATGCGAAGGATGTTCCATGTCCCTCACGATACCACTCAATTACTCAC GGGCGAAACGTTCTACGGTGGAGAATCGGGGGTGGCTATACCTTCGACCGTTTGCAAACAAAAATCCGTAGGAATCAGCGTCGATTTGAACACCTACGAGCCTCATCTTTTAGCCGGTACTATGGCTCACATGATCGGCCACAATATCGGCATGAGCCACGACGACGGAA GGAGCGAGTGTATCTGCCGCGAATGGCACGGATGCATCATGGCTCAATCGATCGTGGGTTTGGAAAACGTTCAACCGTACACGTTTTCCGAGTGTAGTAAAACAGATTACATAGAGTCGTTAAGAAGCGGCAACGGCTTTTGTCTTTTGAATAAACCAAACGAG GTGGTGGTAAGGACGTCTTGCGGAAACAGGATGATCGACGACGGGGAACAATGCGATTGCGGATCGATCGAGGAGTGTCACGAGCTCGATCCTTGCTGCGATCCGATCACCTGCAGACTTACCTCGGAAGCGGAATGCGCGTCCGGTCCTTGTTGCAGCGATTGCAAG TTGCTGCCGCGTGGCGTCGTATGCCGGGAATCGACCAACGAATGCGACTTGCCGGAAGTCTGTACCGGAGAGAACGGCCAATGTCCGGCGGATGTTTACAAGAAAAACGGAAGCCCTTGCGGGAACGATGCTGGACATTGTTATAACGGCATTTGCCCGGCGTTGGATGTTCAGTGCGATCAAATCTGGGGACGCGGTGGAGTTGCCGCGGACTACGAGTGTTTCATACAATTCAATTCCAAGGGCTCTCTCAGTGGACACTGCGGCACCGATTCTTCTGGTCATTACATCAAATGCGATATAGA GAACGTTCGTTGCGGGTCACTGCAGTGTCAGCGAGGTGGCAAACAGCCAATGTTGCCAGAAGCGGATCATTCGATAACCATAATCTCGATAAAGGGCGCAGAGTACGAGTGCAA GTCTACGACCGGGAAGGTGGATGGAACCGAGATACCTGGCATGGGTTTGGTTCGGGATGGAACATCCTGCGGTAACCAATCG ATTTGCGTGAACCAAACGTGCATAAACCTGCCGCCGAACTTAGGCAACGACAAGTGTCCTAGCAATCACAACAATAACGAATGCTCGGGGAATGGC GTATGCACCAACTTGAATAAATGTTTCTGTTACGTTGGATGGAACGGACCGGATTGCTCCATACAGCAGGAAATTCCAACTTCCCCGCCAACCACGTCTAGCACCGAATCAGCTGGTAAAAATAGTTCAGATCCTAAATTAGGGAAGAAAGAGACCCCCTACG AGAACTACCACGGCTCTAACACTGTATTTTTAGTTGGTGTGCTCATGTCGGTGGTAGGGGGTGTTTTCATAGTATTTGCTCTGATGGCTCTCTGCTACAGGTCAGTCGTAGTACATAAAAACTACTCCCTCTGTCTCAG AAGGAAGAGCACCGTCCAGAAGTACGAGCAACCGTACGTGAAGAAACCGCCGCAGAGGAGTTACATGGTTCCCGGAAACGCCGGAAACCATCATCCGGGACACGCCGTCCTGGACAACGTCCACGACAAGATCCTCAACTTCAGCAGTATGCCTAATTCCAG CCGCGGCGAGACCCAGCGCGTGGTGTTTCGACCCCCGAATAGCGTCGCCACCGCAGACGGGCCAAGAGTCAA GGAGCATAAATCGCAGGTGAAGAAGCCCGGTATAAGCGAGGAGGAGGGAGATACGGGAGCGGACGAAGTTGTCTCTTTCATCGATCTACAGCAGAACAATCTTCCACAGTTTCGTGGGAAGggaattttaaagaaacacGGTAGTTACG GTGTGGGAGGAGGAGCGGTAGCTAACGTGGAGCGTACGTTGGATCAACTGAACGGTTATCACGAGCACATTATCGAGGCACTGAGAATGGCGGCGAATCAACGAGAAACATCGGGAACGACATCGACTGGCGGAAATCCGATGGACGACGAAGCTCTGACGGAACCACTTACGGAAATGCTAACGGAACCTCTGCAAGATTGCTATCCCACGGATTCGTATCGCAAAGACATCATAAAGCATATCGACAACCAGGCGGACGAAGAGTACGAGGAGCACATGCCGACTTGCGGTATAATTCGCATACGCACTTTAGAAGACCTAATCAAGCAGTTGGAGCGTCACACGACTAGAAACAGAAGTCCGAGCGGCTCCGAGGATATGCGCATGTCCGAAAGCGAGGCTGATCGTCCCTACAGAAAAGATTCGTCCGTTTGTAGCGAGTCCTCCCAAGG AAGATGTAGCCGCGGCCGTGACGATACCTACGGTAGATATTGTCAACCATCGTCTCGAAGTCCTTACGGCACCCATCAGCACACTCAACACTCCCATCAAATGTACAAGGAGGAGGGTATTTATGCAACTGCCGATCCTGACAGAGGCTCGAATACTAGGGGTGAAACGCCCGATAGCGAAAG TGATGCATTTATTCAAGCTCAACAACTAGCCCGACGGACTAGTGTGGACGGAGTGCAACACCGGCCACCACAGcagccgccgccgccgccgccgtcACCGCCGCCACCTGCAATGACTGGTAGCACGGTGCAGTTGCTACAGCTGCATCATTCTCAACGAAAGCATCGTCAACAGCCGCAGCAACAGCATCATTGCCACCATCACGCGCAGCAGTCGCAGCtccagcagcagcagcagcagcagcagcagcagcagcagcagcagcagcagcagcagcagcagccgCCGCCGCAGCCGTCGTCGCAACAACATCAAGGTCAACaccaacaacaacaacaacaacaacaacaccACCAACTGCCGGTGGAACAACTGCCAATACAGCAGCGCGGCTATTATCCATCCCCACCCCACACTGATAACGGTCTCGATAACGACGAGACTGAAAATGCTCAATCCCACCAACAAAAGCTCCCCGACGTTCGTGGAATCGATGTTAATCACTTGCCTAATATTAACAAATGCCCACTAGACGATAATTTTAGTCTAGATTGTAACATAAATAATGGTTCCCCTAAAGAATTAAATACCAACAACACTAGTGATAACGAAAATACTGCCCTACTGCCCCCTTCGCATTTTCCTGAGTACAAGcattga
- the Mmd gene encoding disintegrin and metalloproteinase domain-containing protein mind-meld isoform X14 — translation MFWLHCGLFVLVIAVPGFISSADSTSKREGDYTLDDSFWNEETSVGEAERLLQEYRQNQELVQNIGGHYYQIIYPVQLRHHEKMGISTREVSISKYPQRGYGEGGYQNNKGRMRTGRHFHRTSLLIKAFNHKFRLDLELNTQLLAPNLMQKDFLANGAEQSFKQEIEHCYYHGTVRDYPGASAAFHTCNGVSGVIHLGNETFVIHPFYGGDLSQKHPHVIFEARTKANKGCANSGNLEWRTKNRRQKHVLGLSETTSDRYKRDVREATKYIETAIIIDKAMFEKRNGSTRAEVVHDAIQVANIADMYFRTLNTRVSVIYIETWQGMNQADISAGMDISLALLNLNDYTMRRMFHVPHDTTQLLTGETFYGGESGVAIPSTVCKQKSVGISVDLNTYEPHLLAGTMAHMIGHNIGMSHDDGRSECICREWHGCIMAQSIVGLENVQPYTFSECSKTDYIESLRSGNGFCLLNKPNEVVVRTSCGNRMIDDGEQCDCGSIEECHELDPCCDPITCRLTSEAECASGPCCSDCKLLPRGVVCRESTNECDLPEVCTGENGQCPADVYKKNGSPCGNDAGHCYNGICPALDVQCDQIWGRGGVAADYECFIQFNSKGSLSGHCGTDSSGHYIKCDIENVRCGSLQCQRGGKQPMLPEADHSITIISIKGAEYECKSTTGKVDGTEIPGMGLVRDGTSCGNQSICVNQTCINLPPNLGNDKCPSNHNNNECSGNGVCTNLNKCFCYVGWNGPDCSIQQEIPTSPPTTSSTESAGKNSSDPKLGKKETPYENYHGSNTVFLVGVLMSVVGGVFIVFALMALCYRSVVVHKNYSLCLRRKSTVQKYEQPYVKKPPQRSYMVPGNAGNHHPGHAVLDNVHDKILNFSSMPNSREHKSQVKKPGISEEEGDTGADEVVSFIDLQQNNLPQFRGKGILKKHGSYGVGGGAVANVERTLDQLNGYHEHIIEALRMAANQRETSGTTSTGGNPMDDEALTEPLTEMLTEPLQDCYPTDSYRKDIIKHIDNQADEEYEEHMPTCGIIRIRTLEDLIKQLERHTTRNRSPSGSEDMRMSESEADRPYRKDSSVCSESSQGSRRCSRGRDDTYGRYCQPSSRSPYGTHQHTQHSHQMYKEEGIYATADPDRGSNTRGETPDSESDAFIQAQQLARRTSVDGVQHRPPQQPPPPPPSPPPPAMTGSTVQLLQLHHSQRKHRQQPQQQHHCHHHAQQSQLQQQQQQQQQQQQQQQQQQQQPPPQPSSQQHQGQHQQQQQQQQHHQLPVEQLPIQQRGYYPSPPHTDNGLDNDETENAQSHQQKLPDVRGIDVNHLPNINKCPLDDNFSLDCNINNGSPKELNTNNTSDNENTALLPPSHFPEYKH, via the exons aAGGCGACTACACCTTAGATGATTCCTTTTGGAACGAAGAGACTTCCGTTG GTGAGGCCGAACGACTACTACAAGAGTATCGACAAAACCAAGAGCTAGTACAAAATATCGGGGGCCATTACTATCAGATCATCTATCCAGTACAGTTACGGCATCACGAGAAAATGGGGATATCCACGAGAGAAGTCAGCATATCCAAG TATCCTCAAAGAGGATACGGAGAGGGTGGATATCAAAACAATAAAGGCAGAATGAGA ACGGGCAGACATTTTCATCGGACGTCCCTCTTGATCAAGGCCTTTAATCATAAATTTCGCCTAGATTTAGAATTAAATAC GCAACTTTTAGCTCCGAATCTTATGCAAAAAGACTTTTTAGCCAACGGCGCGGAACAAAGTTTTAAACAG GAGATAGAGCATTGCTACTATCACGGTACCGTGAGGGATTATCCAGGAGCTAGCGCTGCTTTTCACACGTGTAACGGTGTCAGCGGTGTTATTCACTTAGGCAACGAGACATTCGTCATCCATCCGTTTTATGGCGGCGATTTATCG CAGAAACATCCTCACGTTATATTTGAAGCTCGAACAAAGGCTAACAAAGGCTGCGCCAACTCGGGGAATCTTGAGTGGCGTACAAAGAACCGCCGGCAGAAGCATGTTCTGGGGCTATCGGAGACCACTTCCGATCGATACAAGAGAGACGTCCGTGAAGCAACCAAATACATCGAAACTGCCATCATTATCGATAAGGCTATG TTCGAGAAGAGGAACGGTAGCACCAGAGCCGAGGTCGTTCACGATGCCATCCAAGTCGCTAATATAGCGGACATG TATTTCCGCACGTTAAACACTAGAGTCTCCGTCATATACATCGAAACATGGCAAGGCATGAACCAGGCAGACATCAGCGCGGGCATGGATATCAGTCTCGCTTTGCTCAATTTAAACGATTACACGATGCGAAGGATGTTCCATGTCCCTCACGATACCACTCAATTACTCAC GGGCGAAACGTTCTACGGTGGAGAATCGGGGGTGGCTATACCTTCGACCGTTTGCAAACAAAAATCCGTAGGAATCAGCGTCGATTTGAACACCTACGAGCCTCATCTTTTAGCCGGTACTATGGCTCACATGATCGGCCACAATATCGGCATGAGCCACGACGACGGAA GGAGCGAGTGTATCTGCCGCGAATGGCACGGATGCATCATGGCTCAATCGATCGTGGGTTTGGAAAACGTTCAACCGTACACGTTTTCCGAGTGTAGTAAAACAGATTACATAGAGTCGTTAAGAAGCGGCAACGGCTTTTGTCTTTTGAATAAACCAAACGAG GTGGTGGTAAGGACGTCTTGCGGAAACAGGATGATCGACGACGGGGAACAATGCGATTGCGGATCGATCGAGGAGTGTCACGAGCTCGATCCTTGCTGCGATCCGATCACCTGCAGACTTACCTCGGAAGCGGAATGCGCGTCCGGTCCTTGTTGCAGCGATTGCAAG TTGCTGCCGCGTGGCGTCGTATGCCGGGAATCGACCAACGAATGCGACTTGCCGGAAGTCTGTACCGGAGAGAACGGCCAATGTCCGGCGGATGTTTACAAGAAAAACGGAAGCCCTTGCGGGAACGATGCTGGACATTGTTATAACGGCATTTGCCCGGCGTTGGATGTTCAGTGCGATCAAATCTGGGGACGCGGTGGAGTTGCCGCGGACTACGAGTGTTTCATACAATTCAATTCCAAGGGCTCTCTCAGTGGACACTGCGGCACCGATTCTTCTGGTCATTACATCAAATGCGATATAGA GAACGTTCGTTGCGGGTCACTGCAGTGTCAGCGAGGTGGCAAACAGCCAATGTTGCCAGAAGCGGATCATTCGATAACCATAATCTCGATAAAGGGCGCAGAGTACGAGTGCAA GTCTACGACCGGGAAGGTGGATGGAACCGAGATACCTGGCATGGGTTTGGTTCGGGATGGAACATCCTGCGGTAACCAATCG ATTTGCGTGAACCAAACGTGCATAAACCTGCCGCCGAACTTAGGCAACGACAAGTGTCCTAGCAATCACAACAATAACGAATGCTCGGGGAATGGC GTATGCACCAACTTGAATAAATGTTTCTGTTACGTTGGATGGAACGGACCGGATTGCTCCATACAGCAGGAAATTCCAACTTCCCCGCCAACCACGTCTAGCACCGAATCAGCTGGTAAAAATAGTTCAGATCCTAAATTAGGGAAGAAAGAGACCCCCTACG AGAACTACCACGGCTCTAACACTGTATTTTTAGTTGGTGTGCTCATGTCGGTGGTAGGGGGTGTTTTCATAGTATTTGCTCTGATGGCTCTCTGCTACAGGTCAGTCGTAGTACATAAAAACTACTCCCTCTGTCTCAG AAGGAAGAGCACCGTCCAGAAGTACGAGCAACCGTACGTGAAGAAACCGCCGCAGAGGAGTTACATGGTTCCCGGAAACGCCGGAAACCATCATCCGGGACACGCCGTCCTGGACAACGTCCACGACAAGATCCTCAACTTCAGCAGTATGCCTAATTCCAG GGAGCATAAATCGCAGGTGAAGAAGCCCGGTATAAGCGAGGAGGAGGGAGATACGGGAGCGGACGAAGTTGTCTCTTTCATCGATCTACAGCAGAACAATCTTCCACAGTTTCGTGGGAAGggaattttaaagaaacacGGTAGTTACG GTGTGGGAGGAGGAGCGGTAGCTAACGTGGAGCGTACGTTGGATCAACTGAACGGTTATCACGAGCACATTATCGAGGCACTGAGAATGGCGGCGAATCAACGAGAAACATCGGGAACGACATCGACTGGCGGAAATCCGATGGACGACGAAGCTCTGACGGAACCACTTACGGAAATGCTAACGGAACCTCTGCAAGATTGCTATCCCACGGATTCGTATCGCAAAGACATCATAAAGCATATCGACAACCAGGCGGACGAAGAGTACGAGGAGCACATGCCGACTTGCGGTATAATTCGCATACGCACTTTAGAAGACCTAATCAAGCAGTTGGAGCGTCACACGACTAGAAACAGAAGTCCGAGCGGCTCCGAGGATATGCGCATGTCCGAAAGCGAGGCTGATCGTCCCTACAGAAAAGATTCGTCCGTTTGTAGCGAGTCCTCCCAAGG AAGCAGAAGATGTAGCCGCGGCCGTGACGATACCTACGGTAGATATTGTCAACCATCGTCTCGAAGTCCTTACGGCACCCATCAGCACACTCAACACTCCCATCAAATGTACAAGGAGGAGGGTATTTATGCAACTGCCGATCCTGACAGAGGCTCGAATACTAGGGGTGAAACGCCCGATAGCGAAAG TGATGCATTTATTCAAGCTCAACAACTAGCCCGACGGACTAGTGTGGACGGAGTGCAACACCGGCCACCACAGcagccgccgccgccgccgccgtcACCGCCGCCACCTGCAATGACTGGTAGCACGGTGCAGTTGCTACAGCTGCATCATTCTCAACGAAAGCATCGTCAACAGCCGCAGCAACAGCATCATTGCCACCATCACGCGCAGCAGTCGCAGCtccagcagcagcagcagcagcagcagcagcagcagcagcagcagcagcagcagcagcagcagccgCCGCCGCAGCCGTCGTCGCAACAACATCAAGGTCAACaccaacaacaacaacaacaacaacaacaccACCAACTGCCGGTGGAACAACTGCCAATACAGCAGCGCGGCTATTATCCATCCCCACCCCACACTGATAACGGTCTCGATAACGACGAGACTGAAAATGCTCAATCCCACCAACAAAAGCTCCCCGACGTTCGTGGAATCGATGTTAATCACTTGCCTAATATTAACAAATGCCCACTAGACGATAATTTTAGTCTAGATTGTAACATAAATAATGGTTCCCCTAAAGAATTAAATACCAACAACACTAGTGATAACGAAAATACTGCCCTACTGCCCCCTTCGCATTTTCCTGAGTACAAGcattga